In Synechococcus sp. PCC 6312, one genomic interval encodes:
- a CDS encoding DUF1565 domain-containing protein has translation MVVKQVRNAIFAGLSGAVVIMAFANNLHDVAQRWWPNPFQDSLSPDTNPHLNAIAQAADTPPNPNLLDRLQALTSTPTFYVAADGTDQSDGTANAPFPTLSQAITAVTAAQAKEPQAQFIIQLAAGTYGDANTSEPLLIPPGVTLKGQGTATTVKQSLQLSHNSRVEQLVLNETGILIRPQENATGEVSVEQVSITRGFLTIKAAGPLPTPKIQVKHVTMADSCILVSGVAKPEIRDVQMRGNVGVDDFSLAHCSENGLLASGDTMPLIQLLGAATLENILVSNTNLAIFNQSEGSVIKNLRIVNSLNGIENRGNLSLDGPNLENVSYTGICNHGSLTLQRPGFDPTTAITTPQCLVPGLDQPPPSPINLAGNLDTIKVN, from the coding sequence ATGGTAGTTAAACAAGTTCGGAATGCTATCTTTGCCGGATTATCAGGGGCAGTGGTGATCATGGCTTTTGCCAATAATCTCCATGATGTAGCCCAGCGGTGGTGGCCTAATCCGTTCCAGGACAGCCTTTCTCCAGATACAAATCCTCATCTCAATGCCATTGCCCAGGCCGCTGATACCCCGCCCAACCCCAACCTACTCGACCGCCTCCAGGCCCTCACAAGCACGCCCACCTTTTATGTTGCTGCCGATGGGACTGATCAATCGGACGGAACCGCCAATGCCCCCTTTCCAACCCTCAGCCAAGCCATAACAGCCGTCACCGCCGCCCAGGCCAAGGAACCCCAAGCTCAATTCATCATCCAACTGGCCGCCGGAACCTACGGGGATGCCAACACCTCCGAACCGCTTTTAATTCCTCCTGGGGTCACGCTGAAAGGACAAGGAACAGCCACCACCGTCAAGCAATCCCTGCAACTCAGTCATAACAGTCGGGTTGAGCAACTTGTCCTCAATGAAACTGGTATCCTAATTCGCCCCCAGGAAAACGCGACTGGCGAGGTATCCGTGGAACAGGTCAGCATTACGCGGGGATTTCTCACCATCAAAGCCGCCGGCCCCTTACCCACGCCGAAAATTCAAGTCAAACACGTCACCATGGCAGATAGCTGCATCCTTGTCAGTGGTGTGGCCAAACCAGAAATTCGCGATGTGCAGATGCGGGGCAATGTGGGTGTTGATGACTTTAGCTTGGCCCATTGCAGTGAAAATGGCTTGCTGGCCAGCGGGGATACAATGCCCTTAATTCAACTCCTGGGAGCCGCTACCTTAGAAAATATTCTCGTATCCAATACCAACTTGGCTATCTTCAACCAGTCCGAGGGCAGTGTCATTAAAAATCTGCGCATTGTGAATAGCTTAAATGGGATTGAAAACAGGGGTAATCTCAGCCTCGATGGCCCCAACTTAGAAAATGTCTCCTACACGGGCATCTGCAATCACGGTAGCCTAACCCTGCAACGCCCCGGATTTGACCCAACAACAGCTATCACCACACCCCAATGTCTGGTTCCCGGCCTGGATCAGCCACCTCCATCTCCGATCAACTTAGCTGGAAACTTAGACACTATCAAAGTGAATTAA
- a CDS encoding N-6 DNA methylase: MKLANILKDSNYKLLQFTTAEIEQLEQSIILKEAKSGEAPYTDCLVRKKQIKLTPEEVIRQLYLRVLTERLNYPLSRIQVEYGVNFGTEVKRADIVVMDKDRPNAVYMIVELKKPKLKDGKGQLRSYCNATGAQIAVWTNGAQISYYQRKDPNYFEDIPKLPNANETLADILKIKFTLEDLIANDKLVKENKSLKTLIEEMEDEVLANAGVDVFEELFKLIFTKLYDEWFAGQGNRRSSHSLEFRNTGQTESDLYTKIQSLFDKAKKKWEGVFSEDTKISLTRSHLSVCVSSLENVKLFNSNLEVIDEAFEYLINKSSRGEKGQFFTPRYVIDMCVRMLNPQEDEYIIDTAAGSSGFPVHTIFYVWRQILDDEGLEASHLFSLEDKPPRCKEYVEDKVFAIDFDEKAVRVARTLNLIAGDGQTNVLHLNTLDYELWDEVTEQENWDDVYHEGFRRLKKRRPKGSKDYREFQFDVLMANPPFAGDIKEPRMIARYDLAKKANGKWETKVGRDILFIERNLDFLKPGGRMAIVLPQGRFNNSSDKNIRDYIAARCRILAVVGLHSNTFKPHTGTKTSVLFVQKWNDDPKAGALCPRKDDYNIFFATMRKSGKDNSGEKIYVKKPDGSGDLRFDEHNHWIVDHDLFNHEGLTEDGIAEAFIEFAKKENLSFFEPGPSVTPFDAVRYQQLMDGLEAVELKFSDVLEDNELLRIDSEYFKIEYLEKLRQIKRLPYQKIEEFAYVTDGIHESIQFDEDSSINLISAKSPKENIFDLSGNECISHEQHKKNPRTTLKEGDVIISTVGTIGNCAVVDETILPANSDRHVGIVRIEKDYKSYFLSTFILSKYGKFQTLRESTGNVQLNLFIYKIKSLKIPLLSEKFQETVEGLVHFAHASLRQSKKIYQQAENLLLSELGLQAWQPTEKTVAVKSFSESFLSSGRFDAEYYQPKYDELYDHLETSCSEKGWELKRLEDLSSLFKYGTSEPFEYLDQGLPFLRIADLQKYRFSEKDLKFISQEAAKQQQANVKTGDVLISRSGTLGLAVVIPEYLNNAVYGSYFILTRPDKTSILPTYLALYINSLVGKLQTEQANTGGIQTNLTIPVLESLLIACPPLEVQQKFVHKVTQSYDTEDKSKQLLEIAKTGVERAIETDEATAKNWINQQLEVLGIELT; this comes from the coding sequence ATGAAATTAGCGAATATCCTCAAAGACTCAAATTACAAGCTGTTGCAGTTTACGACCGCTGAGATTGAGCAGTTAGAGCAGAGCATTATTCTTAAAGAGGCTAAGAGTGGTGAAGCTCCCTATACCGATTGTTTAGTACGCAAAAAACAAATCAAACTTACGCCAGAAGAGGTGATTCGGCAACTTTATTTACGAGTCTTGACCGAACGTTTGAACTATCCTCTCAGCCGCATTCAGGTTGAGTATGGGGTCAACTTTGGAACAGAGGTGAAACGGGCAGACATTGTAGTAATGGATAAAGACCGACCCAATGCAGTGTACATGATTGTAGAGCTAAAGAAACCAAAACTTAAAGATGGCAAAGGACAGCTTCGCTCTTACTGTAATGCTACTGGGGCGCAGATTGCTGTTTGGACAAATGGGGCGCAGATTTCCTATTACCAGCGCAAGGATCCTAATTATTTTGAAGATATCCCTAAGTTACCAAATGCGAATGAAACCCTGGCTGATATTCTCAAAATCAAGTTCACGCTGGAAGATTTGATTGCTAATGACAAGTTAGTAAAGGAGAACAAATCTCTCAAGACTTTGATCGAAGAAATGGAAGATGAGGTGCTAGCCAATGCTGGGGTAGATGTTTTTGAGGAATTGTTTAAGCTGATTTTTACTAAACTCTATGATGAGTGGTTTGCTGGTCAAGGTAATCGTCGCTCTAGCCACTCGCTTGAGTTCCGCAATACCGGACAGACAGAAAGCGATCTATATACTAAGATTCAATCTCTTTTTGATAAAGCCAAGAAAAAATGGGAGGGTGTATTTAGCGAAGATACCAAGATTAGTCTGACGCGCTCTCATTTATCGGTATGTGTATCGTCTTTGGAAAACGTTAAGTTATTCAATTCCAATCTTGAAGTTATTGATGAAGCTTTTGAATATTTAATTAATAAGAGTAGTCGGGGTGAGAAAGGTCAGTTTTTTACACCTCGTTATGTCATTGATATGTGTGTGAGAATGCTCAATCCCCAAGAGGATGAGTACATCATTGATACAGCAGCAGGTTCGTCTGGATTTCCAGTTCATACAATCTTTTATGTCTGGCGACAGATTTTAGATGATGAGGGTTTAGAAGCAAGTCATTTATTTTCTTTGGAAGATAAGCCACCTCGGTGTAAAGAGTATGTAGAAGATAAGGTTTTTGCGATTGATTTTGATGAAAAGGCTGTGCGTGTGGCCCGGACGTTAAATCTAATTGCCGGAGATGGACAGACGAATGTGTTGCATTTGAATACGCTGGACTACGAACTGTGGGATGAAGTGACGGAGCAGGAGAATTGGGATGATGTTTACCATGAGGGTTTTAGGCGACTGAAGAAGCGACGACCCAAAGGCAGCAAGGACTATCGAGAGTTCCAGTTTGATGTGTTGATGGCGAATCCACCCTTTGCCGGAGATATTAAGGAACCGCGGATGATTGCCCGTTATGACTTGGCCAAAAAGGCAAATGGAAAATGGGAAACCAAGGTTGGGCGCGACATTTTATTTATTGAACGCAACCTGGACTTTCTGAAACCGGGGGGCAGAATGGCGATTGTGCTGCCTCAAGGACGGTTTAACAACTCTTCTGATAAAAACATTCGAGATTATATTGCAGCGCGCTGTCGAATTTTGGCGGTCGTAGGGCTACATAGCAACACGTTTAAACCGCACACAGGGACAAAGACTTCGGTGTTGTTTGTGCAGAAGTGGAATGATGACCCCAAAGCTGGCGCACTCTGTCCCCGAAAGGATGACTACAATATCTTTTTTGCGACAATGCGGAAGTCGGGCAAGGATAATTCCGGTGAAAAGATTTATGTCAAGAAGCCTGACGGTTCGGGGGATTTGCGGTTCGATGAACATAATCATTGGATTGTGGATCATGATTTGTTTAACCATGAGGGACTGACGGAAGACGGGATTGCCGAAGCCTTTATTGAGTTTGCCAAAAAGGAGAATCTCAGTTTTTTTGAACCCGGCCCATCTGTAACACCGTTTGATGCTGTGAGGTATCAGCAGTTAATGGATGGGCTTGAAGCAGTTGAGTTGAAATTTTCTGATGTATTAGAAGATAATGAATTGCTTAGAATTGACAGCGAGTATTTTAAGATTGAGTACCTAGAAAAATTAAGACAAATCAAAAGATTACCTTATCAAAAAATTGAAGAATTTGCATATGTAACTGATGGAATTCATGAATCAATTCAATTTGATGAAGATAGTTCAATCAATTTAATCTCTGCAAAATCTCCTAAGGAAAACATATTCGATCTATCAGGAAATGAATGTATATCTCATGAACAACATAAGAAAAATCCTCGTACCACACTCAAAGAAGGCGATGTAATTATTTCAACAGTTGGCACAATTGGTAACTGTGCAGTAGTAGATGAAACGATTCTTCCGGCAAATTCTGACAGGCACGTTGGAATTGTGCGCATAGAGAAGGATTATAAGTCGTATTTCTTGTCTACTTTTATTCTTTCTAAGTATGGAAAATTTCAGACTCTTAGAGAATCCACAGGAAATGTTCAACTCAATCTTTTTATATATAAAATAAAGTCCCTTAAAATTCCTCTTCTTTCTGAGAAGTTTCAAGAGACAGTTGAAGGATTGGTTCACTTTGCACACGCATCTTTAAGGCAATCGAAAAAAATATATCAACAAGCTGAGAATTTGCTGTTGTCGGAGCTTGGTTTGCAGGCCTGGCAGCCCACGGAAAAAACTGTTGCAGTCAAAAGTTTTTCTGAGTCGTTCCTATCTTCCGGTCGCTTCGATGCTGAGTATTACCAGCCTAAATACGATGAACTTTATGATCATCTAGAAACCTCTTGTTCAGAGAAAGGGTGGGAGCTAAAAAGGCTAGAAGATTTATCATCACTCTTCAAATACGGAACTTCTGAGCCATTTGAATATCTTGATCAAGGTTTACCTTTTCTGAGAATTGCTGATTTGCAGAAGTATCGCTTCAGTGAAAAAGACTTAAAATTTATTTCGCAAGAAGCCGCCAAGCAGCAACAAGCAAATGTCAAGACAGGTGATGTTCTAATCTCTCGAAGTGGAACACTGGGGCTTGCTGTCGTAATTCCCGAATACTTAAATAATGCTGTCTATGGAAGTTATTTTATTCTAACGAGACCCGATAAAACATCTATACTGCCAACCTATCTTGCCCTTTATATAAACTCATTGGTTGGTAAGCTGCAAACTGAGCAAGCGAATACAGGCGGGATTCAAACTAACTTAACAATTCCTGTGCTTGAATCTTTACTGATCGCATGCCCTCCGTTAGAAGTTCAGCAGAAGTTTGTTCATAAGGTTACTCAATCCTACGATACAGAAGACAAGTCCAAACAACTGCTAGAAATTGCTAAAACAGGAGTAGAACGGGCAATCGAAACAGATGAAGCAACGGCAAAAAATTGGATTAACCAGCAGCTAGAAGTCTTGGGGATAGAATTGACATGA
- a CDS encoding nucleotidyltransferase family protein yields the protein MKLKNIEIPVDQISALCQQWHISKLSLFGSVLRDDFSPTSDIDILVEFESGFTPSFFKLYQIQEELSALFDNRPIDLITTKFLNQRIRDRVLATAKVFYVAT from the coding sequence ATGAAACTTAAAAATATTGAAATTCCTGTTGATCAAATTTCAGCACTCTGTCAACAATGGCATATTTCTAAACTTTCGTTATTTGGCTCAGTTTTGCGAGATGACTTTTCACCCACCAGTGACATCGATATTTTAGTTGAGTTTGAATCTGGCTTTACCCCTAGCTTCTTCAAGTTATATCAAATTCAAGAGGAACTTTCAGCTTTATTTGATAACCGACCCATTGATCTGATCACGACTAAATTTCTCAATCAACGAATTCGCGATCGCGTTTTAGCCACAGCTAAGGTTTTTTATGTCGCAACGTGA
- a CDS encoding DUF86 domain-containing protein produces MSQRDDLVYIRHMIDTANKAIDFVAGLSREDFDNNEQLRLAITHLLQIIGEAARRVSLEFRDTHPEIPWKAIVGMRSKVVHDYLNVDEDVVWNTVKNDLSPLVLELEKLLLKF; encoded by the coding sequence ATGTCGCAACGTGATGACCTAGTTTATATTAGACACATGATCGATACTGCCAACAAAGCGATTGATTTTGTAGCAGGTTTAAGCCGAGAAGACTTTGATAATAATGAGCAACTGAGATTAGCAATCACTCATCTATTGCAAATTATTGGCGAAGCTGCTCGAAGAGTTTCTTTAGAGTTTCGAGATACTCATCCAGAAATTCCCTGGAAAGCAATCGTTGGAATGAGAAGTAAGGTCGTTCATGACTACTTAAACGTAGATGAAGATGTAGTTTGGAACACTGTAAAAAATGATCTTTCTCCCTTAGTTCTGGAACTAGAAAAACTTTTGCTCAAATTTTAA
- a CDS encoding beta-ketoacyl-ACP synthase 3: MDLPFGVNFIGIGAAAPPTSLSNHDLTALVETSDEWIRTRTGIENRRIATPDLTLTDLATTAAQAALTQADIDPASLDLVILATSTPDDLFGSASVIQARIGAAHAVAFDLTAACSGFIFGLVTASQYLQTGTYKRALVIGADILSRWVDWQDRRTCILFGDGAGAMIIEAAPTLENALLGFELRSDGRLNHHLTLAYQPKPQALAHTQIGQGTYHPIVMNGQEVYRFAVTQVPEVITKTLHRANLTAADIDWLVLHQANQRILDSVAQRLEIPKEKVISNLANYGNTSAASIPLALAESIEKGKIKPGHVIATAGFGAGLTWGAAIFRWGSDFTI; the protein is encoded by the coding sequence GTGGATTTGCCTTTTGGCGTTAACTTCATTGGCATTGGTGCCGCAGCCCCACCCACTTCCCTGAGTAATCATGATCTGACTGCCTTGGTGGAAACCTCAGATGAGTGGATTAGAACTCGGACAGGCATTGAAAACCGCCGGATCGCCACACCCGATCTAACCTTGACTGACTTGGCCACCACCGCGGCCCAAGCTGCCCTCACTCAAGCTGATATTGATCCAGCTAGTCTTGATTTAGTCATTTTGGCTACCTCAACCCCGGATGATCTCTTTGGCAGTGCCAGTGTCATTCAAGCTCGGATTGGGGCCGCCCATGCTGTAGCCTTTGATTTAACGGCAGCCTGTTCCGGGTTTATCTTTGGTCTGGTGACTGCCTCGCAATATCTCCAAACCGGAACCTACAAACGAGCATTGGTGATTGGCGCGGATATTCTTTCCCGTTGGGTGGATTGGCAAGATCGGCGCACCTGTATCTTGTTTGGCGATGGGGCCGGCGCGATGATCATCGAAGCTGCTCCCACCCTTGAAAATGCTCTCCTTGGCTTTGAACTGCGCAGTGACGGCCGGCTCAATCACCATTTAACCTTGGCCTACCAACCCAAACCCCAGGCCCTCGCCCACACCCAAATTGGCCAGGGAACCTATCACCCCATTGTCATGAACGGGCAGGAGGTCTATCGCTTTGCCGTCACCCAAGTCCCAGAAGTGATTACCAAAACCCTACATCGGGCCAATTTGACAGCGGCAGATATTGATTGGTTAGTTCTGCATCAAGCGAATCAACGGATTTTAGACTCGGTCGCCCAACGCTTAGAAATTCCCAAAGAAAAAGTTATTAGCAACCTAGCCAACTACGGCAACACTTCGGCGGCTTCGATTCCGTTAGCTTTGGCAGAATCTATTGAAAAAGGCAAAATTAAACCAGGCCATGTCATTGCCACTGCCGGGTTTGGGGCGGGTTTAACCTGGGGTGCAGCGATTTTCCGCTGGGGGTCTGACTTCACAATTTAA
- the plsX gene encoding phosphate acyltransferase PlsX: MTCPRIVVDAMGGDYAPDEIVAGAIRAQAELAAEIILVGDPEPIQRYLDEHESGIKLKIVPATDVVAMHEEPLIALRRKPNASINVAMTLVKKGEADAVVSAGHSGAAMAAALLRLGKLPGIDRPAIGAMFPTLLPSKSVLILDVGANVDCKPRYLEQFALMGSIYSQFVLGVEEPKVGLLNIGEEDSKGNDLALQAHSLLRDNPRISFLGNAEGRDVMSGQFDVVVCDGFVGNVLLKFAESLGGVLVQILREELPKGWRGRLGTALLRPNLRNIKQRIDHAEHGGGLLLGVDGICIISHGSAQAPSIFNAIRLAQEAVEHQVSQRIQACYHASSVVGEGD; the protein is encoded by the coding sequence ATGACTTGTCCACGGATTGTGGTAGATGCCATGGGCGGCGACTATGCCCCCGACGAAATAGTTGCTGGAGCGATTCGGGCCCAAGCAGAATTGGCAGCAGAAATTATCCTGGTGGGCGACCCTGAGCCAATCCAGCGGTATTTAGATGAACATGAAAGCGGGATTAAGCTCAAAATTGTCCCTGCTACTGATGTTGTGGCAATGCACGAAGAGCCGTTGATTGCCCTGCGCCGCAAACCCAATGCCTCAATCAATGTGGCGATGACCTTGGTGAAGAAAGGGGAAGCCGATGCGGTGGTTTCTGCCGGGCATTCTGGGGCGGCGATGGCGGCTGCCTTGCTTCGACTTGGGAAATTACCCGGGATTGACCGACCTGCCATTGGGGCCATGTTCCCGACCCTCCTCCCCAGTAAATCGGTTTTGATTCTCGATGTTGGGGCCAATGTTGACTGTAAACCCCGCTACCTCGAGCAATTTGCCTTGATGGGTTCCATTTATAGTCAATTTGTTTTAGGCGTTGAAGAACCCAAAGTTGGCCTACTCAATATTGGCGAAGAAGACAGCAAGGGTAATGACCTTGCCCTCCAGGCCCACAGCTTGTTACGGGATAATCCCCGGATTTCCTTTTTGGGTAATGCGGAAGGGCGGGATGTGATGTCGGGGCAGTTTGATGTGGTAGTTTGTGATGGTTTTGTCGGTAATGTTTTATTGAAATTTGCCGAATCCCTCGGAGGCGTGTTAGTTCAAATTCTCCGGGAAGAATTACCCAAAGGCTGGCGGGGTCGCTTAGGAACAGCCTTGTTACGCCCTAACTTACGGAATATTAAGCAACGCATTGATCATGCCGAACATGGGGGCGGTTTGCTCTTGGGGGTGGATGGAATTTGCATCATCAGTCATGGTAGTGCCCAGGCCCCGTCCATTTTTAATGCCATTCGGCTGGCCCAAGAAGCAGTCGAACATCAAGTCTCGCAACGGATTCAGGCCTGTTATCACGCATCCAGTGTTGTCGGAGAGGGAGATTAG
- a CDS encoding PrsW family glutamic-type intramembrane protease yields the protein MTKSFRILADELALPRTLGAQMMENLGSFGSFPRPGQGPLLRQVSPETQDFWLSETESTLIGRDPQSCQVALDSQRYGAVSRHHVSLRPGTGATEPWLWQIEDLNSINGTFLNHRRITAPHVLTPGDRFRLGTEGPEFEFHYIAASAVPATLSRPPVSTLTLSQLMPLLAAGQDLARKAYLIPGMVTVLAVILLFMTTANGALFKVVLAVYLGLAGYYFIYQLCGKPKPIWVLAAAVILEILLIRSPVTLALAWFFRQVLPGTVNPSQMNFGQQFIGYFFGAGLMEELLKAIPVLIAWGLGRVLRSPRREQVGVWEPLDGILLATAAALGFTWLETLGQYVPNLIAQTGDLTGLQVLIPRVLGSVAGHMAYSGYFGYCIGLAVLYPRQRWFILGLGWFVAALIHALWNTSATSFGPLGLVGVGILAYALLTATILKARQLSPTRALNFATRFYDR from the coding sequence GTGACAAAATCCTTCAGAATTTTAGCAGATGAACTTGCCCTCCCTCGCACTTTAGGCGCGCAAATGATGGAAAACCTCGGATCGTTTGGCTCGTTTCCCAGGCCTGGCCAGGGGCCCCTGTTACGGCAAGTTTCTCCAGAAACCCAGGACTTTTGGTTGTCAGAAACGGAATCAACCCTGATTGGGCGGGATCCGCAAAGTTGTCAGGTGGCTCTAGATTCCCAACGCTATGGGGCGGTCTCACGCCATCATGTTTCCTTACGACCCGGCACTGGGGCAACAGAACCTTGGCTCTGGCAAATTGAGGATTTGAACAGTATTAACGGGACATTTTTGAATCACCGCCGCATTACTGCCCCCCATGTGTTGACTCCTGGTGATCGGTTTCGGTTGGGCACAGAGGGGCCGGAGTTTGAGTTTCATTACATTGCTGCAAGCGCAGTCCCCGCCACCCTCAGCCGCCCGCCCGTGAGTACGTTAACCCTGTCCCAATTAATGCCTCTGTTAGCCGCCGGCCAGGATTTAGCTCGCAAGGCTTATCTGATTCCAGGCATGGTGACGGTGTTGGCCGTAATTTTGCTATTTATGACCACTGCTAATGGTGCCCTGTTTAAGGTGGTGTTGGCGGTTTACTTGGGCCTGGCGGGGTATTACTTTATCTATCAACTCTGTGGCAAACCGAAACCAATTTGGGTCTTGGCGGCGGCGGTAATTCTGGAGATTTTATTAATTCGTAGTCCTGTCACCCTTGCCCTGGCCTGGTTTTTTCGGCAGGTGTTACCGGGAACAGTCAATCCAAGTCAGATGAATTTTGGGCAGCAGTTTATTGGTTACTTTTTTGGGGCGGGGTTGATGGAGGAGTTACTCAAAGCAATTCCTGTTTTGATCGCTTGGGGCCTGGGCCGGGTGTTGCGCTCTCCCCGCCGAGAACAAGTTGGGGTTTGGGAACCGTTGGATGGGATTTTATTGGCCACAGCCGCTGCCTTGGGCTTTACGTGGTTAGAGACACTGGGGCAATATGTACCTAATTTAATTGCCCAAACGGGAGATTTAACCGGCTTACAGGTGTTGATTCCGCGGGTCTTAGGGTCGGTGGCCGGACATATGGCCTACAGTGGCTATTTTGGTTACTGCATTGGCTTGGCAGTGCTGTACCCGCGTCAACGCTGGTTTATCCTCGGCCTGGGTTGGTTTGTGGCGGCCTTAATCCATGCCCTCTGGAATACTTCGGCAACCAGTTTTGGCCCCTTGGGTTTAGTCGGGGTGGGCATTTTGGCCTATGCGTTACTAACTGCAACAATTCTTAAAGCGCGTCAACTCTCCCCCACCCGAGCTTTGAACTTTGCGACCCGTTTTTATGACCGTTAA
- a CDS encoding lipoate--protein ligase A produces MTVNISHPVWRYIPPITATGLTQMAIDTWLWQQQQQGGMTSCLRFYQWESAAISYGYHQKDLPAQWCTLAWGGKPLEIIKRPTGGRAVLHQGDLTYGIVTRMAAPRRRLAYETLCQFLITGWGRLGLPLRLGSDLGHDQRTVNCFSRATTADLVLPCPLSGGYKLIGSAQAWSGLTVLQQGSMRLWPDPNLWQQVFQAPLILPNCQFPDTEIIISTLCQALEDDLGISLVSEPLTPAEWQAIKKIQNDPQFTCSN; encoded by the coding sequence ATGACCGTTAACATCTCTCACCCGGTCTGGCGGTATATTCCCCCGATAACGGCGACCGGTTTAACCCAAATGGCCATTGATACCTGGCTTTGGCAACAACAACAACAGGGCGGGATGACATCTTGTTTGCGGTTTTATCAATGGGAGTCGGCGGCAATTTCTTACGGTTATCATCAAAAAGATTTACCTGCCCAGTGGTGCACCTTGGCCTGGGGGGGGAAACCCTTAGAAATAATCAAACGACCCACTGGCGGGCGGGCTGTTTTACACCAGGGCGATTTGACCTATGGGATCGTGACTCGGATGGCAGCACCACGACGACGCTTGGCCTATGAGACCCTCTGCCAGTTTTTGATTACGGGTTGGGGGCGTTTGGGGCTACCCTTGCGCTTAGGGTCTGACCTGGGACATGATCAGCGGACTGTGAACTGTTTTAGTCGTGCAACCACAGCGGATTTAGTTTTGCCATGCCCTCTTTCTGGGGGCTATAAATTAATTGGCAGTGCCCAGGCCTGGAGTGGGTTAACTGTTTTACAACAGGGTTCAATGCGGCTATGGCCCGATCCAAATTTATGGCAACAGGTATTCCAGGCCCCGTTAATCCTGCCTAACTGTCAATTCCCTGATACTGAAATCATTATCTCAACCCTCTGCCAGGCCCTAGAGGATGATTTGGGCATCTCCTTAGTCTCAGAACCCTTAACTCCAGCCGAATGGCAAGCCATTAAAAAGATCCAAAACGACCCACAATTCACCTGCTCAAACTAA
- the rpoD gene encoding RNA polymerase sigma factor RpoD, with product MTQATVLEATPAAEMALDALLIEADDELDEELDELEDDEASDDGEGKAGKAKGRRRATAKKKHYTEDSIRLYLQEIGRIRLLRADEEIELARKIADLLELERIRDRISEQLDCDPDDLERHPEPWASEVKMTLPAFRHRLFVGRRAKEKMVQSNLRLVVSIAKKYMNRGLSFQDLIQEGSLGLIRAAEKFDHEKGYKFSTYATWWIRQAITRAIADQSRTIRLPVHLYETISRIKKTTKLLSQEMGRKPTEEEIAERMEMTIEKLRFIAKSAQLPISLETPIGKEEDSRLGDFIESDGETPEDQVSKHLLREDLETVLCTLSPRERDVLKLRYGLDDGRMKTLEEIGQIFNVTRERIRQIEAKALRKLRHPNRNSVLKEYIR from the coding sequence ATGACCCAGGCCACTGTACTCGAGGCAACCCCGGCGGCCGAAATGGCCCTTGATGCATTACTCATTGAGGCTGACGATGAACTGGATGAAGAGCTTGATGAGTTAGAAGATGATGAAGCCTCCGATGATGGTGAGGGCAAAGCGGGTAAAGCTAAGGGACGGCGGCGGGCCACGGCCAAGAAAAAACACTACACCGAAGATTCCATTCGTCTGTACTTGCAGGAAATTGGCCGGATTCGCCTGCTCCGGGCTGATGAAGAAATTGAACTGGCGCGCAAAATTGCCGACTTGCTGGAACTAGAACGGATTCGCGACCGGATTAGTGAGCAATTGGACTGTGACCCGGACGATTTAGAGCGTCACCCCGAACCCTGGGCTAGTGAAGTCAAGATGACGTTGCCTGCATTTCGGCATCGCTTATTTGTCGGGCGACGGGCCAAAGAAAAAATGGTGCAGTCGAACCTCCGACTTGTGGTCTCCATCGCTAAGAAATATATGAACCGGGGCCTGTCCTTCCAAGATTTGATTCAAGAAGGGAGTTTGGGTTTGATTCGGGCGGCTGAAAAGTTTGATCACGAAAAAGGCTATAAATTCTCGACCTATGCCACTTGGTGGATCCGCCAGGCCATTACCCGCGCCATTGCCGATCAGTCCCGGACAATCCGCCTCCCCGTTCACCTTTACGAAACCATTTCCCGGATCAAGAAAACCACCAAACTCCTCTCCCAGGAAATGGGACGCAAACCTACAGAGGAGGAAATTGCCGAACGGATGGAAATGACCATCGAAAAACTGCGGTTTATTGCCAAGTCGGCCCAACTGCCCATTTCCTTAGAAACCCCCATCGGTAAAGAAGAAGATTCTCGATTGGGGGATTTTATTGAGTCGGATGGGGAAACCCCAGAAGATCAGGTTTCCAAACATTTGCTCCGGGAAGACTTGGAAACAGTTTTATGTACCCTCAGCCCTCGCGAGCGGGATGTTTTGAAACTGCGTTATGGCCTGGACGATGGGCGGATGAAAACTCTCGAAGAAATTGGGCAAATTTTTAATGTGACGCGGGAACGGATTCGCCAAATTGAAGCAAAGGCCCTTCGTAAACTCCGCCACCCCAACCGCAATAGTGTTCTGAAGGAATACATCCGCTAG